The genomic stretch CTGGTAGGCAGCCCTTCTTCATATATACCTTTTCAGGTGCTCTGAACCAAAGCATATTTTCCCTTCTCTCTGCTACTGTCTTAATATTAATTAAGTGCTTTACGCCAACATTTTCTGATACTGAGTTGCCACCCCATGAGCCACAACCTAGTGTTAGTGAAGGCTTTAGCTGGAAGTTATATAGGTCACCGATACCACCGTGTGATGATGGTGTATTTACAAGGATTCTACATGTCTTCATTCTGTTTGCGAATGTATCAATCTTATCCTTTTCTGTTACTGCGTTACAGTATAGAGAAGATGTATGACCGTAACCACCATCAGCGATTAGGTGTTCTGCCTTATTTAGAGCATCTTCAAAATCTTCTGCCTTATAGAAAGCTAGAACCGGAGAAAGCTTTTCGTGAGCGAATTCTTCTGCAATGTCAACGCTTTCAACTTCACCGATGATAACCTTTGTATCAACAGGAACATCAACACCTGCTAAAGCTGCGATTGTGTGAGCTGACTGACCAACAATCTTAGCATTTAGAGCACCGTTGATGATGATTGTCTTTCTTACCTTTTCTGTTTCTTCAGGGTTTAGGAAGTAACAACCTCTGTACTGGAATTCCTTCTTAACCTTTTCGTAAATATCCTTAACAACGATTACTGACTGTTCTGATGCACAAATCATACCGTTATCAAATGTCTTTGAGTGGATGATTGAAGATACAGCTAGTAGGATGTCTGCTGAGCTATCAATGATAGCTGGAGTATTACCTGCACCAACACCTAGAGCAGGCTTACCACTTGAATAAGCAGCCTTAACCATACCTGGACCACCTGTTGCTAGGATAATGTCTGATTCTTTCATTAGTAGGTTTGTCATATCAAGAGAAGGAATATCAATCCAACCGATGATGTTTTCTGGAGCACCTGCCTTAACAGCTGCATCTAGAACAACCTTTGCTGCTGCGATTGTGCTTTTCTTTGCTCTTGGGTGAGGGGAAATGATGATACCATTTCTTGTCTTTAGAGAGATAAGTGTCTTAAAGATTGCTGTTGATGTTGGGTTTGTTGTTGGGATAACTGCACCTACAACACCGATTGGTTCTGCAACCTTGATTGTACCGAAACTTTCGTCTCTTTCGATAATGTCACAAGTCTTTGTGTTCTTGTATGCGTTGTAAATATATTCTGCTGCGTAGTTGTTCTTGATTACCTTATCTTCTACTACGCCCATACCTGTTTCTTCTACTGCCAGTTTAGCCAGAGGAATTCTTGCCTGGTTTGCTGCAATTGCTGCTGCCTTGAAGATCTTGTCAACCTGTTCCTGTGTGTATGTTGAGAATTTCTTCTGTGCTTCTCTAACCTGTGCTAGTTTTGCTTCTAGTGCTTCTACTGAATCTACAATATTGTTAGCCATAGATTATAACTCCTTTTTTAAGTTCTGTTAAAATTTTAACAAATATTTTGTCGGTTGTAAATACTATATTTTATTTTCCCTATTTTACACAATAGAAATTGTTTTTAAAAGTCTAAAGTTAGATATTATGCTCCCTATTTTTCCTATTATTTTACATACTGTTTCTTTTAATTTTACATAAGAGAATTATGGGGATTTTTGCAGTTTATTTTGTAAAGTATTATATCTATATAAACGACAATTACAACACATATTAAAATAATT from Ruminococcus bovis encodes the following:
- the adhE gene encoding bifunctional acetaldehyde-CoA/alcohol dehydrogenase; its protein translation is MANNIVDSVEALEAKLAQVREAQKKFSTYTQEQVDKIFKAAAIAANQARIPLAKLAVEETGMGVVEDKVIKNNYAAEYIYNAYKNTKTCDIIERDESFGTIKVAEPIGVVGAVIPTTNPTSTAIFKTLISLKTRNGIIISPHPRAKKSTIAAAKVVLDAAVKAGAPENIIGWIDIPSLDMTNLLMKESDIILATGGPGMVKAAYSSGKPALGVGAGNTPAIIDSSADILLAVSSIIHSKTFDNGMICASEQSVIVVKDIYEKVKKEFQYRGCYFLNPEETEKVRKTIIINGALNAKIVGQSAHTIAALAGVDVPVDTKVIIGEVESVDIAEEFAHEKLSPVLAFYKAEDFEDALNKAEHLIADGGYGHTSSLYCNAVTEKDKIDTFANRMKTCRILVNTPSSHGGIGDLYNFQLKPSLTLGCGSWGGNSVSENVGVKHLINIKTVAERRENMLWFRAPEKVYMKKGCLPVALQELKDVMGKKRVFIVTDQFLYKNGYTKIVTDKLDEMGIVHTTFFDVAPDPTLACAKEGAKQMTAFEPDCIIAIGGGSAMDAGKIMWVMYEHPEVDFMDMAMRYIDIRKRVYTFPEMGKKAYFIAVPTSAGTGSEVTPFAVITDEKSGIKYPLADYQLLPKMAIVDTDMHMTAPKGLTAASGVDALTHALEAYASIMATDYSDGLALKAAKTIFEYLPTCYDNGPNEPVAREKMANAATMAGMAFANAFLGVCHSMAHKLGAYHHLPHGIANALLIDLVIRFNAAECPRKMGTFSQYAYPHTMRRYAEFGEYLGVKGKTDEEKVENLIKMIDELKERVGIKKTIKDYGIEEDKFLETLDSMCEDAFDDQCTGANPRYPLISEIKEMYLKAYYGE